One Drosophila willistoni isolate 14030-0811.24 chromosome 2R unlocalized genomic scaffold, UCI_dwil_1.1 Seg167, whole genome shotgun sequence DNA segment encodes these proteins:
- the LOC6642010 gene encoding protein C10 codes for MSYLANFNNDVAKQILMDIIRCVNQPDNSKKLSEAKASAGKEMLLMMQNVFPLVMTLQLEVIKAHGFPGNREGLVQFSQLVRELERDDMEIARLRSQLRAIYLPPIAINTTNDILI; via the coding sequence ATGTCGTACCTGGCCAATTTTAACAATGATGTGGCCAAACAAATTCTCATGGACATAATTCGTTGTGTCAATCAGCCGGAtaattcaaagaaattgtCAGAAGCAAAGGCATCTGCTGGAAAGGAAATGCTTCTAATGATGCAGAACGTCTTCCCGTTGGTCATGACCCTACAGCTGGAGGTGATCAAGGCTCACGGATTTCCTGGCAATCGTGAGGGCCTTGTACAATTTTCGCAGCTCGTTCGAGAGCTTGAACGGGATGATATGGAAATTGCACGTCTTCGCAGTCAATTGCGGGCAATTTATTTACCACCGATTGCCATAAACACTACCAACGATATACTCATTTAA
- the LOC6642009 gene encoding tudor and KH domain-containing protein homolog, with the protein MLRNSPFSGTPTYKLLLGFGLCSLGGAMLYAYFKNRQDDDNDNADNGDRRNVTRTQDKPKEICVKIIVENDHVPLIMGRGGANIKLIEEKTTAKIRLRDKDSGHKFCDISGVPDAVKAARFLLTKEIERAPIEKVEIQISQRLANKLNGRGGELLQDISRSSLAKLSIDPNGRNGKAKITVIGNQKQVNIARKLLDDQIEEDEELRRAVEEVEQRREPRRSPTNSLASSLYSSQTSLSSHTQPRDKLMASRGDDKPMEVYVSAVGSPSKFWVQLVGPQTKKLDDMVQEMTNYYSNPENREKHVLTAPYVGQIVAAVFKFDEKWYRAEIVDIMPNQYNPEEQVIDLYFVDYGDSEYISPADICELRTDFLTLRFQAVECFMANIKSTIANQPNTWQKSSITKFEELTDVAHWRKLIARVVTYKERPKTTKAVNSAAREETPLPGVELFDPAEGFEINIGDLMITNGFAIPLDDEYPVRSRSSTPSSPSSDSTIEELTPISPNSQSNEGGDGSSSSRSQSTIKSIAPPEDELFASQLQHLKHKLNGNDIVAPIDPIKLTTADLRNGNNNNNNSHANLRNGD; encoded by the exons ATGTTGCGCAATTCACCATTTTCTGGGACCCCCACATACAAACTGCTCCTCGGATTTGGCCTTTGCTCCTTGGGTGGTGCCATGCTCTATGCCTATTTTAAAAATCGCCAAGATGACGATAATGATAATGCTGATAATGGCGACAGAAGAAATGTGACAAGAACACAGGATAAACCAAAGGAAATCTGTGTTAAAATTATTGTTGAAAATGACCATGTGCCGCTAATTATGGGACGCGGTGGAGCCAATATCAAACTGATTGAGGAGAAGACCACGGCAAAGATAAGATTACG CGATAAAGATAGTGGCCATAAATTTTGTGACATTAGCGGTGTGCCCGATGCGGTCAAGGCGGCACGTTTCCTCCTGACAAAGGAAATCGAACGGGCACCCATTGAGAAGGTGGAAATACAGATATCACAGCGATTGGCCAATAAATTAAATGGCCGTGGTGGTGAACTTCTTCAGGATATTAGTCGCAGTTCTTTGGCCAAATTGTCAATTGATCCCAATGGACGTAATGGCAAGGCTAAAATCACTGTGATAGGCAATCAGAAGCAAGTGAATATTGCACGTAAATTGCTAGACGATCAGATCGAGGAGGATGAAGAGCTACGTCGAGCAGTCGAGGAGGTGGAACAGCGTCGAGAACCACGCCGATCGCCAACGAATAGTTTAGCATCAAGTTTGTATTCATCCCAAACTTCATTGAGCTCACATACCCAGCCCAGGGATAAATTGATGGCCTCACGTGGCGATGATAAACCTATGGAGGTTTATGTCTCTGCCGTTGGATCGCCATCAAAGTTTTGGGTTCAATTGGTTGGACCCCAGACAAAGAAACTAGATGATATGGTCCAAGAGATGACCAACTATTATAGCAACCCGGAGAATCGGGAAAAGCATGTCCTAACAGCTCCCTATGTGGGACAGATTGTTGCCGCTGTCTTTAAATTTGATGAGAAATGGTATCGAGCTGAAATTGTTGATATAATGCCTAATCAATATAATCCTGAGGAGCAAGtaattgatttatattttgttgacTACGGCGATAGTGAGTATATCTCTCCTGCGGATATATGCGAATTGCGAACCGATTTTCTAACGTTAAG ATTCCAAGCAGTTGAATGCTTTATGGCCAATATCAAATCCACAATAGCCAATCAGCCAAATACTTGGCAAAAGTCCTCCATAACCAAGTTTGAGGAACTTACAGATg TGGCTCATTGGCGTAAATTAATAGCTCGTGTGGTTACCTACAAAGAGCGACCAAAGACTACAAAAGCGGTAAATTCAGCTGCCCGTGAAGAAACACCTCTGCCTGGCGTGGAGCTATTCGATCCAGCCGAAGGTTTTGAGATAAATATTGGCGATCTGATGATCACTAATGGCTTTGCCATACCCTTGGATGATGAGTATCCCGTGCGTTCACGTTCCAGCACACCGTCGAGCCCTAGCAGTGATTCAACTATCGAGGAGCTGACACCAATATCTCCCAACTCGCAGTCAAATGAAGGAGGCGATGGTAGCAGTTCAAGCAGATCACAATCGACAATCAAATCCATAGCACCACCAGAAGATGAGCTTTTTGCCAGTCAACTGCAACATTTGAAACATAAACTTAATGGCAACGATATTGTCGCCCCCATTGATCCGATTAAATTGACAACAGCAGACTTACGGAATgggaataataataataataactccCACGCGAATCTAAGAAATGGTGATTAG
- the LOC6642008 gene encoding uncharacterized protein LOC6642008 isoform X2, which produces MAFNNQQRGRPAFQQQQQQPLFNGGNNNNRRPRSRDARRMANFNQQQFDRQYGSTNWSGQMELEDRSQQALQQAVAPQRNRSNNWKPKQPVRRGPPAAPVVTAETPPFDEISYAGSGRGSKPVKKTLAQNFDCAGFIPLVRQVYERMYVEDSRLPRSLPFPIFQHAMTEFLTAYMIHQGKFILKIPALQSLMDPLAAISAESYNIPKPIFDYICGIGPNVTPTGDKVYWNYPSVAIPRVSETVRRQVVRSGHFGIASTASHNVYECYVSPYITSQYIIASRANTVGSWNPLPDAWIPAGGMPTENLLGYRELARHHPDSLRKLEECAFEDSASATGLLCHSAYVMDLSSSIIGTLSKVKSVKAVFTARENSAAFIFKNHTTQSQATATLWDEPATLNSPYAFSSAASNRANYMAYKRIRIEQVPGTCYILSNSDPPNGWVGTRNHNFQCTGQFALQRGYRDRESIRSADHEEEEGLGTVTQDVYNWLDTAMITK; this is translated from the coding sequence ATGGCGTTTAACAATCAACAGCGTGGAAGACCCGCTtttcagcagcaacagcaacaaccactATTCAATGGtggaaataataataatagacgTCCGCGATCTCGCGACGCTCGCCGAATGGCAAACTTTAACCAGCAACAGTTTGATAGACAGTATGGTTCAACAAACTGGTCTGGACAGATGGAGCTGGAAGACCGCTCTCAACAAGCGCTTCAACAAGCTGTAGCGCCACAGCGAAATCGAAGCAATAACTGGAAACCAAAACAACCGGTCAGACGAGGACCTCCCGCTGCACCCGTGGTTACGGCGGAAACGCCCCCATTTGATGAAATCTCCTACGCCGGTAGTGGCAGGGGAAGTAAACCCGTCAAAAAGACACTTGCGCAAAATTTTGATTGCGCTGGGTTTATACCGCTAGTTCGACAAGTATATGAGCGGATGTATGTTGAGGATTCCCGTCTCCCTCGCAGCTTACCATTTCCAATATTTCAGCATGCAATGACGGAGTTTTTAACCGCGTATATGATACATCAGGGTAAATTTATCTTAAAGATTCCGGCTTTACAATCTTTAATGGACCCATTAGCAGCCATTAGTGCTGAGAGCTACAATATTCCAAAACCTATATTCGATTACATTTGTGGAATAGGCCCGAATGTTACTCCAACAGGAGACAAAGTGTATTGGAATTACCCATCCGTAGCCATACCGAGAGTTTCGGAAACCGTTCGGAGACAGGTAGTCCGATCTGGTCATTTCGGGATTGCGAGTACCGCATCCCATAATGTTTACGAGTGCTATGTTAGCCCATATATAACATCACAATATATTATAGCTTCTAGAGCAAATACAGTAGGAAGTTGGAATCCCCTTCCTGACGCTTGGATCCCCGCTGGGGGTATGCCAACGGAGAATCTCCTTGGTTATCGTGAACTTGCGCGTCATCACCCAGACTCTTTACGAAAACTGGAAGAGTGTGCTTTTGAAGATAGTGCTTCAGCCACTGGACTTTTGTGTCATAGTGCTTATGTAATGGATTTATCCTCGTCCATAATAGGTACATTAAGTAAAGTAAAGTCCGTAAAAGCTGTATTTACAGCCAGAGAAAATAGCGCTGccttcattttcaaaaaccaTACAACACAAAGTCAGGCAACCGCTACCCTTTGGGATGAGCCCGCTACCCTCAACTCACCATACGCTTTTTCTTCTGCGGCGTCGAACCGCGCCAATTACATGGCCTATAAGCGTATTAGGATTGAACAAGTACCCGGAACTTGTTATATATTAAGCAATTCAGACCCCCCTAATGGATGGGTAGGTACCAGGAATCATAATTTCCAATGTACTGGTCAATTTGCTTTGCAAAGAGGATATCGTGATCGTGAAAGCATAAGGTCAGCTGATCATGAAGAAGAGGAAGGTCTTGGAACAGTTACCCAGGACGTTTATAATTGGCTGGACACCGCCATGATAACGAAGTGA
- the LOC6642008 gene encoding GATOR complex protein MIOS isoform X1 has translation MSGIIHGLSWFPNFPDRFVSWGQEINLYEVRSSKDDGATPKSRLPYISVNYLSNESRYQYARCVAASYHSDQPIIAVGLGDGKIGICNFRDSYDSSWEYTPRQQRMCTCLAWNEQSANILAIGHDRHRSDSCITIWDIERGVPKDTANFFGLAESANSVCWDRNQRLLIAGMSQKMIKLFDLRQNNASCQSIQTKTVHGLAVAPNGHYLCSYVDSIVMLWDLRAIDRPLRQIQSSKNHLQIAWCPTRPSLLSSLQRDSPYITLYDIRSVDNENSREIYHVKRQISPFPAKYQQTKFSNLNSLSWHTRDVERALLLADAMNIMDFRLPASLHTAYSNRTKLPFLMPPPPMAACSSPTTTTTTTTTTATAAPTIGTNSSGSSLDYTGGTSSAFNFDILEPELMKLDLEDKIRQRAIEDYGMKPDNRAFAELHLSPYLRNVWSTLKNVYCDDRLTGLKSTLGINLGHTSEALMASSRIESQILQWPDGINNSNKLTCYRSEQRHLALQLCGWPHDQELERFIDQLFANKEFSRAAMICVFHLKILYACNILSSAADTMSDPSMYRITVIALSSFNADRCSTTWRNQRSNANMQIQDPHLRAIFSFLTMEKDNFEGVLKEEGVSLADRMAFACKYLSETKLADYVKNQIQKAIECGDLKGLLLTGESLDGIDILQAYMDASFDAQTVALVVINYFRHEHFSDNRIFKQDKTKLIMAFNNQQRGRPAFQQQQQQPLFNGGNNNNRRPRSRDARRMANFNQQQFDRQYGSTNWSGQMELEDRSQQALQQAVAPQRNRSNNWKPKQPVRRGPPAAPVVTAETPPFDEISYAGSGRGSKPVKKTLAQNFDCAGFIPLVRQVYERMYVEDSRLPRSLPFPIFQHAMTEFLTAYMIHQGKFILKIPALQSLMDPLAAISAESYNIPKPIFDYICGIGPNVTPTGDKVYWNYPSVAIPRVSETVRRQVVRSGHFGIASTASHNVYECYVSPYITSQYIIASRANTVGSWNPLPDAWIPAGGMPTENLLGYRELARHHPDSLRKLEECAFEDSASATGLLCHSAYVMDLSSSIIGTLSKVKSVKAVFTARENSAAFIFKNHTTQSQATATLWDEPATLNSPYAFSSAASNRANYMAYKRIRIEQVPGTCYILSNSDPPNGWVGTRNHNFQCTGQFALQRGYRDRESIRSADHEEEEGLGTVTQDVYNWLDTAMITK, from the exons ATGAGTGGAATTATACATGGCCTCAGTTGGTTTCCCAACTTTCCAGATAGGTTTGTCTCCTGGGGCCAAGAGATTAATTTATATGAAGTGCGCAGCAGCAAGGATGACGGTGCCACGCCAAAGA GTCGATTGCCCTATATTTCGGTTAACTATTTGTCCAATGAGTCGCGCTATCAATATGCTCGTTGTGTGGCCGCCTCCTATCACAGTGACCAGCCGATCATAGCGGTGGGTTTGGGTGATGGTAAAATTGGCATATGCAATTTTCGGGACAGCTACGACAGCAGCTGGGAGTACA CTCCACGACAGCAGCGTATGTGTACCTGCTTGGCCTGGAATGAGCAATCCGCTAATATACTGGCTATTGGTCATGATCGTCATCGTTCGGATTCGTGTATAACCATTTGGGATATTGAACGTGGTGTGCCCAAAGATACGGCTAATTTTTTTGGCTTGGCTGAATCAGCAAATTCCGTGTGCTGGGATCGCAATCAACGCCTGCTTATAGCGGGCATGAGTCAAAAAATGATTAAACTTTTTGACCTAAGAC AGAACAATGCCAGTTGCCAGAGCATTCAAACGAAAACCGTCCATGGCCTAGCTGTGGCTCCAAATGGCCATTATTTATGCAGCTATGTCGACTCCATTGTTATGCTGTGGGATTTGCGTGCCATTGATCGTCCCTTGCGTCAAATTCAATCATCGAAAAATCATTTACAAATTGCCTGGTGTCCCACACGACCTAGTCTGCTCTCCTCACTGCAAAGAGATTCGCCTTATATAACGCTATATGATATTCGCAGCGTGGATAACGAGAATTCTCGTGAGATTTATCATGTTAAGCGTCAAATAAGCCCATTTCCAGCTAAATATCAACAAACGAAATTCTCTAACTTAAATTCCTTATCCTGGCATACGAGAGATGTAGAGAGAGCTCTACTACTGGCAGATGCAATGAATATTATGGACTTTCGTTTGCCCGCGAGCCTACATACGGCCTATAGTAATCGCACAAAACTTCCATTCCTGATGCCTCCTCCGCCCATGGCGGCTTGTTCGTCACCAACTACCaccaccacaacaacaacaacgacagcGACTGCAGCACCCACAATTGGAACAAATTCAAGTGGCAGTTCATTGGATTATACTGGCGGTACTAGTTCAGCTTTCAATTTTGATATCCTAGAACCCGAACTAATGAAACTCGACTTGGAGGATAAGATACGTCAAAGGGCTATCGAGGATTATGGCATGAAGCCGGATAATAGAGCATTTGCTGAACTTCATTTAAGTCCTTATTTGAGAAATGTCTGGTCCACATTGAAGAATGTTTATTGCGATGATCGTTTGACCGGCTTAAAGTCCACTCTGGGCATTAATCTGGGACACACATCGGAGGCTTTAATGGCCAGTTCGCGCATAGAATCACAGATTCTACAATGGCCAGATGGTATCAATAATTCCAACAAACTGACCTGCTATCG AAGTGAACAACGCCATCTTGCCCTACAACTATGTGGTTGGCCCCACGATCAGGAACTGGAACGTTTCATTGATCAACTCTTTGCCAATAAGGAATTTAGTCGCGCCGCTATGATATGTGTGTTCCATTTGAAAATTCTGTATGCCTGTAATATTCTGTCTTCGGCAGCGGATACGATGAGTGATCCGAGCATGTATCGGATCACAGTGATTGCTCTATCCAGTTTTAATGCCGATCGTTGTAGTACCACATGGCGAAATCAACGATCCAATGCAAATATGCAAATTCAAGATCCACATTTGCGAGCAATTTTCTCATTTCTAACAATGGAAAAGGATAATTTTGAGGGAGTTCTTAAAGAGGAAGGCGTCTCACTTGCTGATCGTATGGCATTTGCTTGTAAATACTTGTCCGAGACCAAATTGGCCGATTATGTGAAAAATCAGATACAAAAAGCCATTGAATGTGGTGATTTGAAAGGTTTATTATTAACTGGAGAATCTTTGGATGGCATCGATATACTTCAGGCCTACATGGATGCTAGTTTTGATGCTCAG ACTGTAGCCCTAGTGGTCATTAATTACTTCCGTCACGAACATTTCTCAGATAATCGCATTTTTAAACAGGACAAAACAAAGCTTATAATGGCGTTTAACAATCAACAGCGTGGAAGACCCGCTtttcagcagcaacagcaacaaccactATTCAATGGtggaaataataataatagacgTCCGCGATCTCGCGACGCTCGCCGAATGGCAAACTTTAACCAGCAACAGTTTGATAGACAGTATGGTTCAACAAACTGGTCTGGACAGATGGAGCTGGAAGACCGCTCTCAACAAGCGCTTCAACAAGCTGTAGCGCCACAGCGAAATCGAAGCAATAACTGGAAACCAAAACAACCGGTCAGACGAGGACCTCCCGCTGCACCCGTGGTTACGGCGGAAACGCCCCCATTTGATGAAATCTCCTACGCCGGTAGTGGCAGGGGAAGTAAACCCGTCAAAAAGACACTTGCGCAAAATTTTGATTGCGCTGGGTTTATACCGCTAGTTCGACAAGTATATGAGCGGATGTATGTTGAGGATTCCCGTCTCCCTCGCAGCTTACCATTTCCAATATTTCAGCATGCAATGACGGAGTTTTTAACCGCGTATATGATACATCAGGGTAAATTTATCTTAAAGATTCCGGCTTTACAATCTTTAATGGACCCATTAGCAGCCATTAGTGCTGAGAGCTACAATATTCCAAAACCTATATTCGATTACATTTGTGGAATAGGCCCGAATGTTACTCCAACAGGAGACAAAGTGTATTGGAATTACCCATCCGTAGCCATACCGAGAGTTTCGGAAACCGTTCGGAGACAGGTAGTCCGATCTGGTCATTTCGGGATTGCGAGTACCGCATCCCATAATGTTTACGAGTGCTATGTTAGCCCATATATAACATCACAATATATTATAGCTTCTAGAGCAAATACAGTAGGAAGTTGGAATCCCCTTCCTGACGCTTGGATCCCCGCTGGGGGTATGCCAACGGAGAATCTCCTTGGTTATCGTGAACTTGCGCGTCATCACCCAGACTCTTTACGAAAACTGGAAGAGTGTGCTTTTGAAGATAGTGCTTCAGCCACTGGACTTTTGTGTCATAGTGCTTATGTAATGGATTTATCCTCGTCCATAATAGGTACATTAAGTAAAGTAAAGTCCGTAAAAGCTGTATTTACAGCCAGAGAAAATAGCGCTGccttcattttcaaaaaccaTACAACACAAAGTCAGGCAACCGCTACCCTTTGGGATGAGCCCGCTACCCTCAACTCACCATACGCTTTTTCTTCTGCGGCGTCGAACCGCGCCAATTACATGGCCTATAAGCGTATTAGGATTGAACAAGTACCCGGAACTTGTTATATATTAAGCAATTCAGACCCCCCTAATGGATGGGTAGGTACCAGGAATCATAATTTCCAATGTACTGGTCAATTTGCTTTGCAAAGAGGATATCGTGATCGTGAAAGCATAAGGTCAGCTGATCATGAAGAAGAGGAAGGTCTTGGAACAGTTACCCAGGACGTTTATAATTGGCTGGACACCGCCATGATAACGAAGTGA
- the LOC6642008 gene encoding GATOR complex protein MIOS isoform X3 produces MSGIIHGLSWFPNFPDRFVSWGQEINLYEVRSSKDDGATPKSRLPYISVNYLSNESRYQYARCVAASYHSDQPIIAVGLGDGKIGICNFRDSYDSSWEYTPRQQRMCTCLAWNEQSANILAIGHDRHRSDSCITIWDIERGVPKDTANFFGLAESANSVCWDRNQRLLIAGMSQKMIKLFDLRQNNASCQSIQTKTVHGLAVAPNGHYLCSYVDSIVMLWDLRAIDRPLRQIQSSKNHLQIAWCPTRPSLLSSLQRDSPYITLYDIRSVDNENSREIYHVKRQISPFPAKYQQTKFSNLNSLSWHTRDVERALLLADAMNIMDFRLPASLHTAYSNRTKLPFLMPPPPMAACSSPTTTTTTTTTTATAAPTIGTNSSGSSLDYTGGTSSAFNFDILEPELMKLDLEDKIRQRAIEDYGMKPDNRAFAELHLSPYLRNVWSTLKNVYCDDRLTGLKSTLGINLGHTSEALMASSRIESQILQWPDGINNSNKLTCYRSEQRHLALQLCGWPHDQELERFIDQLFANKEFSRAAMICVFHLKILYACNILSSAADTMSDPSMYRITVIALSSFNADRCSTTWRNQRSNANMQIQDPHLRAIFSFLTMEKDNFEGVLKEEGVSLADRMAFACKYLSETKLADYVKNQIQKAIECGDLKGLLLTGESLDGIDILQAYMDASFDAQTVALVVINYFLRELLAEKRMLSILISNSARFSHWGLWEKRAELDIKIESIRFSARSSRTVYLSCNFCGKSVSNALLDEPRPRSTSTSTNRLSSCPSCRKPLPRCSLCLMHMGTMMNMSNGSESPASEVQGWQTKPFSKWFSWCQTCRHGGHTEHIMQWFKQNPECPVSSCNCRCFDMDGTKPNTLRDIT; encoded by the exons ATGAGTGGAATTATACATGGCCTCAGTTGGTTTCCCAACTTTCCAGATAGGTTTGTCTCCTGGGGCCAAGAGATTAATTTATATGAAGTGCGCAGCAGCAAGGATGACGGTGCCACGCCAAAGA GTCGATTGCCCTATATTTCGGTTAACTATTTGTCCAATGAGTCGCGCTATCAATATGCTCGTTGTGTGGCCGCCTCCTATCACAGTGACCAGCCGATCATAGCGGTGGGTTTGGGTGATGGTAAAATTGGCATATGCAATTTTCGGGACAGCTACGACAGCAGCTGGGAGTACA CTCCACGACAGCAGCGTATGTGTACCTGCTTGGCCTGGAATGAGCAATCCGCTAATATACTGGCTATTGGTCATGATCGTCATCGTTCGGATTCGTGTATAACCATTTGGGATATTGAACGTGGTGTGCCCAAAGATACGGCTAATTTTTTTGGCTTGGCTGAATCAGCAAATTCCGTGTGCTGGGATCGCAATCAACGCCTGCTTATAGCGGGCATGAGTCAAAAAATGATTAAACTTTTTGACCTAAGAC AGAACAATGCCAGTTGCCAGAGCATTCAAACGAAAACCGTCCATGGCCTAGCTGTGGCTCCAAATGGCCATTATTTATGCAGCTATGTCGACTCCATTGTTATGCTGTGGGATTTGCGTGCCATTGATCGTCCCTTGCGTCAAATTCAATCATCGAAAAATCATTTACAAATTGCCTGGTGTCCCACACGACCTAGTCTGCTCTCCTCACTGCAAAGAGATTCGCCTTATATAACGCTATATGATATTCGCAGCGTGGATAACGAGAATTCTCGTGAGATTTATCATGTTAAGCGTCAAATAAGCCCATTTCCAGCTAAATATCAACAAACGAAATTCTCTAACTTAAATTCCTTATCCTGGCATACGAGAGATGTAGAGAGAGCTCTACTACTGGCAGATGCAATGAATATTATGGACTTTCGTTTGCCCGCGAGCCTACATACGGCCTATAGTAATCGCACAAAACTTCCATTCCTGATGCCTCCTCCGCCCATGGCGGCTTGTTCGTCACCAACTACCaccaccacaacaacaacaacgacagcGACTGCAGCACCCACAATTGGAACAAATTCAAGTGGCAGTTCATTGGATTATACTGGCGGTACTAGTTCAGCTTTCAATTTTGATATCCTAGAACCCGAACTAATGAAACTCGACTTGGAGGATAAGATACGTCAAAGGGCTATCGAGGATTATGGCATGAAGCCGGATAATAGAGCATTTGCTGAACTTCATTTAAGTCCTTATTTGAGAAATGTCTGGTCCACATTGAAGAATGTTTATTGCGATGATCGTTTGACCGGCTTAAAGTCCACTCTGGGCATTAATCTGGGACACACATCGGAGGCTTTAATGGCCAGTTCGCGCATAGAATCACAGATTCTACAATGGCCAGATGGTATCAATAATTCCAACAAACTGACCTGCTATCG AAGTGAACAACGCCATCTTGCCCTACAACTATGTGGTTGGCCCCACGATCAGGAACTGGAACGTTTCATTGATCAACTCTTTGCCAATAAGGAATTTAGTCGCGCCGCTATGATATGTGTGTTCCATTTGAAAATTCTGTATGCCTGTAATATTCTGTCTTCGGCAGCGGATACGATGAGTGATCCGAGCATGTATCGGATCACAGTGATTGCTCTATCCAGTTTTAATGCCGATCGTTGTAGTACCACATGGCGAAATCAACGATCCAATGCAAATATGCAAATTCAAGATCCACATTTGCGAGCAATTTTCTCATTTCTAACAATGGAAAAGGATAATTTTGAGGGAGTTCTTAAAGAGGAAGGCGTCTCACTTGCTGATCGTATGGCATTTGCTTGTAAATACTTGTCCGAGACCAAATTGGCCGATTATGTGAAAAATCAGATACAAAAAGCCATTGAATGTGGTGATTTGAAAGGTTTATTATTAACTGGAGAATCTTTGGATGGCATCGATATACTTCAGGCCTACATGGATGCTAGTTTTGATGCTCAG ACTGTAGCCCTAGTGGTCATTAATTACTTCC TACGCGAACTTCTCGCCGAGAAGCGTATGCTTTCTATTTTGATATCCAATTCGGCACGCTTCTCCCATTGGGGTCTATGGGAGAAGCGTGCCGAATTGGATATCAAAATAGAAAGCATACGCTTCTCGGCGAGAAGTTCGCGTACTGTTTATCTATCGTGCAATTTCTGTGGCAAATCCGTATCGAATGCCTTGTTGGATGAGCCGCGACCACGTAGCACTTCAACGAGCACAAATCGTCTATCGTCGTGTCCAAGCTGTCGAAAGCCATTACCACGGTGTTCCCTGTGTCTTATGCACATGGGAACGATGATGAATATGAGCAATGGAAGTGAAAGTCCAGCTTCCGAAGTACAAGGATGGCAGACTAAACCGTTTTCAAAATGGTTCTCCTGGTGTCAGACATGTCGACATGGCGGCCATACAGAGCACATAATGCAGTGGTTCAA ACAAAACCCAGAATGTCCTGTTTCCTCTTGTAACTGCCGCTGCTTTGACATGGATGGCACTAAGCCGAATACTTTACGAGACATTACCTAG